The Flavobacterium sp. M31R6 nucleotide sequence TATTAAAAATACACTTAAACTTGGAGACGTCGATTTTGACCAAAGTAATGTTCCTTACAAAAAAGGAAAACTATACGTTATTGAAGGCAGAACGAGAAAAAACCAAGAAATCATAATTAAAGTGATTAATTACGAGAACAAAGCGGTCCTAGAAGACATCAATAAAAAATAAGCATATCAAACTCTTCATCTCGAAGAGTTTTTTTTTGCCCAAAAAATAGCAAGGAGCGAAAGAATTGGCTCTATCTATAAACAGGATTCCCGCTGTCCTTCCAATTCTTTTGGGAACTTTGTCAAAGTTTTGAACTTTGACAAAGTTCCCAAAAGAATATTCCCTCCCATCGGGGCTAAAAAGCCAGCATAGTCTATTTTTGGAAACGCTACGAAATTGCATAAAAAAACCATAATTCAAAATCTGAATTATGGTTTATATTTTTATCGCTATTTAGCGATTTGATTCTAATTATCTTTGTGCCAAATAAGCCAAAACGTTTTTTTCAATTCTTTCATTAATATTCGAGATATCGGCTTTTACAAACTTCTCACCAAGAATATTTTCATACAACTCAATATATCTATCTGAAACAGTTTCGATATATTCATCAGTCATATTGGGAATTTGCTGTCCTTCCAATCCTTGAAAACCGTTTTGAATCAACCAACGTCTAACAAATTCTTTTGACAATTGTTTTTGCTCTTCCCCTTTATCTTGTCTTTCTTGATATCCTTCAGAATAGAAATAACGAGAAGAATCTGGAGTGTGAATTTCATCAATCAATACAATAACGCCGTCTTTGGTTTTTCCAAATTCGTATTTTGTATCCACCAAAATCAAACCACGACTTGCAGCAATTTCAGTCCCTCTTTTAAATAAAGCACGAGTGTATTTTTCTAACACTAAATAATCTTCTTCAGTAACGATTCCTTTTTCTAGAATAGCTTCTCTTGAAATATCGGCATCGTGTTCTCCGTTATCCGCTTTTGTAGTTGGTGTGATAATCGGTTCTGGAAACTTGTCATTTTCCTTCAAACCTTCAGCCATTGTCACTCCGCAAATTTGTCTTTTTCCAAGAGCATATTCACGAGCAGCATGTCCCGAAAGATATCCACGAATCACCATTTCAACTTTAAACGGTTCACATAAATGACCAACAGCAACACTAGGATCTGGAGTGGCAATTAACCAATTTGGTACAATATCTTGAGTCAATTCCATGAATTTTGTTGCAATTTGGTTCAAAATTTGTCCCTTGTATGGAATTCCTTTTGGTAAAACTACATCAAATGCAGATAGTCTGTCAGTAGCTATCATTACAAGTAAATCGTCATTGATATTATAAACTTCCCTTACTTTTCCGCGATACACTGATTTTTGATTCGGAAAATTAAAATTGGTAGTGGTAATTGTATTGCTCATTAGTAGTGTGTTGTTGTTATTTTTATGGATGCAAATTTAAAACTAATTAATAGAGAACGCAAGGAAAACCAAAAGTTCTATTTACAAGCCAAAAGCCCTTTTCCTGATGCTTTTATTGAAGCTTTGAGTGTGCTTAGTGTAGTCTCTTTTAAGATTTTTACCTTTTGAATTGGAACTATATATATTTCACTCCCATCAGAATTGGGAATATTTACAACCGCATTTCCCTCTTCTTCATTCTGTTCTATCAAAAAACCGGGTTGCCAATAATCACCAAATTGTATTAAAGCAGGAATGTCAGTTTCTATTTTCGGTTCATCGACCAACTGCTTTTTGGCCATTTCTTTATGTTTCTCATAACCTGGAATTACTTCTTTAAGTTTAGCATCTATGCCATCACTTATTTTTTGAAAAAATGCCAATCGTACCAAATAACCACATACATATACAAGTGCCAACAAAATTAATGCTCCGAAGAAATTGGCGGCATTCGGTCCTAATATTTTGTCAAAACCAATTATTTTGGCAATTCCACCTCCAAACTTAGCGAAGTAGCCAAAAACTTTTTTAACTAAGATCAATAAAATTAAAACAGGTAATAAAAATAAAATTCCTGAGATACAGTTTTGCTTAACTCTTTCAAAATAACTGGTCATATCTATTTATATTAAGATGAAACACTAAATCCTTCTAAAATTTCAGTTAAATATTTGGCTACACCGTCTTCATTATTGGTTGAAATCACTTCTAAATGAGGTAATTTATTTTTTAAATTTTCTGGTGCATTACCCATTATTAATCCTATTCCAGCTGCGTCTAGCATTTTCTCATCATTAAAACCATCACCAAAAGAAATGGCTTGATCAAAGGAATAGCCTTCTCTTTCTAGAATCTTGGCAATTGCGACGCTTTTATCAACCGATTTATCCATAAACTCTAAACAAATAGGCAAGCTAAAAGCATGACTAAAAACATCTGAGTGGTCTTCAAGAATTTTATCTCTTAAATTTACTAATTTTTGATGATCATCATGAGTAAAAAATATTTTTATGGCGCTATAATCATCCAATGTCGCAAAATCGACCACTTCTGGAGGATATGCCAAGTCTTTTTGAAAAGCATTCAGTTTTTTATTCGTTTTTGAGGTTTGCCAAACTTTCTCCTTGAATAAAACCGTTGTAATCTCTGGATCTATATCCAATGATAAAATCGATTTGACTGCATCTCCTTCCAAATTAAAAGAATACAAAAGCTCTTTTTTTGGCGAATGGATTCTCGCCCCATTTGAAGTTACCAAATAAACAGGAAGTTCCAAACTGCTGATTATTGCCATGGCATCCATGTGATGACGTCCTGTTGCCACAATAATCAAATAATTTTGTTCATGCAATTCTTGAAAAACAGATTTGGTATAGGCAGATATTGTATGGTCTGAGTTGAGTAATGTTCCGTCTAAGTCGCTAATTACTACTTTGATTTTTTGCTTCGATATTTTCTGTTTCGACATTTCTTATTTCATTTTCATTTTTAAAACATCTCAAATTTATTGCATTTCAAGAAGATACCCAAAAAGTTACCCATATATAAACCGCTTTTAACTTAATTATATCGATATGTTAAGTTTAATTGGGAAATCAAATACAGAACTAAGAATCTTCTACATTTTCCAAAGAAAAAGGAGAAACTCTATAATTGAATTTCTCCTTTTTCTAATTTTATTATTACTTATATCTTTATACTTATAACTGCTCTAATTTTAATAATCATTATTTTCAATTTGCTTGTAAGCATCAATTACCTTTTTCACCAATCGATGACGCACAATATCTTTATCATCCAGATAAATAATCCCAATTCCGTCAACATCTTTCAAAACCAATATCGCTTCTTTGAGTCCTGAAATTGTTCTTCGAGGCAAATCTACCTGACCAGGATCACCGGTAATCATAAACTTGGCACTTTTTCCCATACGGGTCAGAAACATTTTCATTTGCGAATGCGTTGTATTTTGTGCTTCGTCCAAAATCACAAAAGCATGATCTAAAGTTCGTCCACGCATGAAAGCCAAAGGTGCTATTTGAATAATGCCCTTTAATATATAGTCTTCCAATTTTTCATTTGGTAACATATCGCGCAACGCATCATATAATGGCTGCATATAAGGGTCGAGCTTTTCTTTCATATCACCGGGAAGAAAACCTAGATTTTCTCCAGCTTCTACTGCAGGACGGGTCAGAATAATACGCTTGACTTGTTTTTCTTTCAATGCTTTTACAGCCATGGCAACACCTGTGTAGGTCTTTCCGGTACCCGCGGGTCCAACAGCAAAAACCATATCATTTTTTTCCATTGTATCCACCAACAACTGTTGATTGGGAGTCATAGGTTTAATGATTTTGCCACCTACGCCGTGAACCAAAATTTTGTCATGACCTAAAGCTTTTCTTTCCTCCTGATCATCACTTTGAATCACTCGTTCAATTACATTGTCATCAATAGTATTGTATCGGGTGAAATGCAGCATCAGACGCTGAAACCGCTTTTCAAATTCGTCTAAAACATCTTTATCTCCAAAAGCTTTAAGAGTAGTACCTCTTGCGACAATTTTTAGTTTTGGATAATATTTCTTAATTGACTCTAGGTGGGAGTCGTGAGTGCCCCAAAAATCTTTTGGAGCAATGTCGATGAGCTCGATGATTCTTTCGTTCAAAATAAGAAGTTTTTAAGTTAATTAATTGAGTTAAATCAATTTCAATATTTACGCTGCAATACTTCCATTACAGTTTTTAATTACTAAACCGGTAAATAATACTAAAAAACATCTTTCTAGAATCTGGGTCGTTCTAGTTCTAAATTATACGTTAGCTTTTAATTTTTTTAACATAGATTCATTCAAGAAATCAGAAGCTTTAATAGATAAAATTTCACAAAGATTGTCTTTTAAAAGTAATTCAATCTCAGTTTCGTTTATGTCTCTAACTGTAATAGCTTCTATTTTTTCTTTTTCAATTTCCCCTGATTTACCTAAAAAAATCGACTTATCGGTTGTGGTATTTGACAAATCGTTCTGGCTAAAACATTGCAGGCTACAAAAGAAAAGAAATAAAATCACAATAAACTTAGGCATAAATTTTTGTTTTTAATTCTAATTAAATTCTGTTCAAATAAAGTATAAAATACTTTAGCTTTGCATTTCTCAAATTTAAGAAAAAATAAGTTTCAGACGCTACAAAACCCAATAGTTATAAACAATTTTATGTCAATAATTACCCTTACTACCGATTATGGCTTGAAAGACCACTTTGTTGGTGCTTTGAAAGGGAAAATATTATCTGAGTATTCTGACGCTACAATTATTGACATTTCACATTATATCGATCCATTCAACACCGTTGAAGCCAGTTATATTATTTCGGCCTCCTATGACAGCTTTCCAAAAGGGACTGTTCATATTATTGGAGTCGATTTAGAAGCAAACAAAGAGAATCAACATATTGCCATGCAATGGAATGATCATTACTTTATTGCTGCCGATAATGGCATTTTAAGTATGCTTTCGCAAAAGATTATTCCTCAAAAAATAGTTGCAATAACCATTCACGATCGACTTCATAGCGATGCCACCGATTTGGATGTTTTTGTCAAAGTGGCTTGTCATATTGCCAAAGGTGGTGTTCTTAATGTAATTGGGAAAGAAATTAAAAGCCTGAAACAAGTAACCGATTTGCAAGTAGCTCTTTCCGACGACGGGAACCAATTAAAAGGAAATGTAATTTACATTGATCATTTTGGGAATGTGGTCACCAATATTTCAAAAAAGCAGTTTTTGGAATGTGTGAAAGGAAGAGACTATGAAATTATATACAGAAACCAATCCATCAAAACTATTTTACCTTATTATTCTGCCATTGCCAGTTCCGATAAATATCCGGTAAAATATTATGAAGGTCAAAGATTAGCCATTTTCAACGAGGCTGGTTTTCTCGAAATTGCCATTTTCAGAAGCAACCCTTTAACAGTAGGTTCTGCAAGTACTTTATTAGGGCTTAATTATAGAGATGTGATTTCGATACAATTTAAGAATTGACCCTAATTTTTTTTTGAAATTGACATTGTCATTGAAATTGCTTTTGCATTAAATAAATTATAAACATGTTTGTACGAATAGTAAAACTGAGTTTTCACGAGGAAAATATTCCTGCCTTTTTGGAAAACTTCGAATTAATGAAAGATAAAATACGAAATGCTCCCGGTAATAGTTTTCTGGAACTATATCAGGACAAAAACAACAAAAGCATTTTCTTTACTTATAGTTATTGGGAAACCGAAGCGGATTTGGAAAACTATCGAAATTCAGAGCTTTTCAATACCGTTTGGACATTTACCAAACAATTATTCAATGCAAAACCAGAAGCTTGGAGTGTAGATAAATTAGTTTCTTTGGTTTAACGTTTAAAGTTGTTTAATTTGGAACCAAATTCAAAAAAAAAAAAAAAACATTAAACTTTTTAAACATTAAACTTTTTTAAACATTAAACTTTTTAAACAAAAA carries:
- a CDS encoding phosphoribosylaminoimidazolesuccinocarboxamide synthase yields the protein MSNTITTTNFNFPNQKSVYRGKVREVYNINDDLLVMIATDRLSAFDVVLPKGIPYKGQILNQIATKFMELTQDIVPNWLIATPDPSVAVGHLCEPFKVEMVIRGYLSGHAAREYALGKRQICGVTMAEGLKENDKFPEPIITPTTKADNGEHDADISREAILEKGIVTEEDYLVLEKYTRALFKRGTEIAASRGLILVDTKYEFGKTKDGVIVLIDEIHTPDSSRYFYSEGYQERQDKGEEQKQLSKEFVRRWLIQNGFQGLEGQQIPNMTDEYIETVSDRYIELYENILGEKFVKADISNINERIEKNVLAYLAQR
- a CDS encoding Cof-type HAD-IIB family hydrolase, yielding MSKQKISKQKIKVVISDLDGTLLNSDHTISAYTKSVFQELHEQNYLIIVATGRHHMDAMAIISSLELPVYLVTSNGARIHSPKKELLYSFNLEGDAVKSILSLDIDPEITTVLFKEKVWQTSKTNKKLNAFQKDLAYPPEVVDFATLDDYSAIKIFFTHDDHQKLVNLRDKILEDHSDVFSHAFSLPICLEFMDKSVDKSVAIAKILEREGYSFDQAISFGDGFNDEKMLDAAGIGLIMGNAPENLKNKLPHLEVISTNNEDGVAKYLTEILEGFSVSS
- a CDS encoding PhoH family protein, coding for MNERIIELIDIAPKDFWGTHDSHLESIKKYYPKLKIVARGTTLKAFGDKDVLDEFEKRFQRLMLHFTRYNTIDDNVIERVIQSDDQEERKALGHDKILVHGVGGKIIKPMTPNQQLLVDTMEKNDMVFAVGPAGTGKTYTGVAMAVKALKEKQVKRIILTRPAVEAGENLGFLPGDMKEKLDPYMQPLYDALRDMLPNEKLEDYILKGIIQIAPLAFMRGRTLDHAFVILDEAQNTTHSQMKMFLTRMGKSAKFMITGDPGQVDLPRRTISGLKEAILVLKDVDGIGIIYLDDKDIVRHRLVKKVIDAYKQIENNDY
- a CDS encoding S-adenosyl-l-methionine hydroxide adenosyltransferase family protein, producing MSIITLTTDYGLKDHFVGALKGKILSEYSDATIIDISHYIDPFNTVEASYIISASYDSFPKGTVHIIGVDLEANKENQHIAMQWNDHYFIAADNGILSMLSQKIIPQKIVAITIHDRLHSDATDLDVFVKVACHIAKGGVLNVIGKEIKSLKQVTDLQVALSDDGNQLKGNVIYIDHFGNVVTNISKKQFLECVKGRDYEIIYRNQSIKTILPYYSAIASSDKYPVKYYEGQRLAIFNEAGFLEIAIFRSNPLTVGSASTLLGLNYRDVISIQFKN
- a CDS encoding putative quinol monooxygenase — translated: MFVRIVKLSFHEENIPAFLENFELMKDKIRNAPGNSFLELYQDKNNKSIFFTYSYWETEADLENYRNSELFNTVWTFTKQLFNAKPEAWSVDKLVSLV